A DNA window from Antricoccus suffuscus contains the following coding sequences:
- a CDS encoding DUF3817 domain-containing protein, whose translation MTAEPPKPAKPFVTFDLRRAVPTSTWVKWWRFMAFAEAVSWALLLTGMYFKYLAADPTPVLVTIFGSVHGAIFVAFGILTLQLWQRLKWTYPVVMMGCLSTIPPFCSVVFELWAQRTGRLEHKLGQVGDAAQHVGGPGVDETRTVVGAGEYAGDQRSATS comes from the coding sequence ATGACTGCCGAGCCGCCCAAGCCTGCCAAGCCATTTGTCACCTTCGACCTTCGCCGAGCGGTTCCTACTTCCACCTGGGTGAAATGGTGGCGGTTCATGGCGTTCGCCGAAGCCGTGTCGTGGGCGTTGCTGCTGACGGGTATGTACTTCAAATACCTCGCCGCCGACCCGACGCCGGTGCTCGTGACGATCTTCGGGTCGGTGCACGGCGCGATCTTTGTCGCTTTCGGCATCTTGACACTCCAGTTATGGCAGCGGCTGAAGTGGACCTACCCGGTTGTGATGATGGGCTGCCTGTCAACGATTCCGCCGTTCTGTTCGGTGGTGTTCGAGCTATGGGCGCAGCGCACTGGCCGGCTGGAGCACAAGCTCGGCCAGGTCGGCGACGCTGCCCAGCACGTGGGTGGCCCCGGCGTCGACGAGACGCGCACGGTCGTGGGCGCCGGTGAGTACGCCGGCGACCAGCGCAGCGCCACTTCGTAA
- a CDS encoding MarR family winged helix-turn-helix transcriptional regulator, with product MTITKTTPVAVWLNLHALVMDHKWLSRDLLHDRTDGMPWSGYRVLRRVEDDPRSQGEIADLMGIDAPAVSGIVADLLARGYVGRTTDPADGRRKLVRITDSGREVLENLRGVTDVAPAPVASLTAPERRELTRLIDKMRAASDRG from the coding sequence ATGACGATAACTAAAACCACACCTGTTGCAGTCTGGCTCAATCTGCACGCTCTGGTGATGGACCACAAATGGTTGTCCCGGGACCTGCTGCACGACCGCACCGACGGGATGCCGTGGAGCGGATACCGCGTACTGCGACGCGTCGAGGACGATCCGAGGTCACAGGGCGAGATCGCCGACCTGATGGGCATCGACGCCCCGGCAGTGTCGGGGATCGTCGCCGATCTGCTCGCCCGCGGGTATGTCGGCCGCACGACTGATCCCGCTGATGGACGACGCAAGCTGGTCCGCATCACCGACAGCGGTCGCGAGGTGCTGGAGAATTTGCGTGGGGTCACTGACGTGGCGCCTGCGCCGGTGGCGTCATTGACCGCGCCCGAACGCCGAGAGTTGACGCGGCTGATCGACAAGATGCGCGCGGCGAGCGACCGTGGATGA